The genomic window GCCGTGGTGGGCGCGGCGTGGACGGTGGCGccgacgagctggtggcgtggaaGAGCATCCGGCAGGAGAGGTGGGAGGGCGCGCTGGAAGTGGAGGGAAAGCTCCCTACGTGGCTGGTGAGTGAATTGCTTCCAGAAATCTATCTATGCATGCTTTCGTTTTGTTTTCCTTCCTAAAGATTCTTCATTCCGTTGATCGAAAAAGATTCCTGATTCCTGAACTGACGTACTAACCTCAAACATGTTATACCGTCTGCCGGTGGCCCAGGAGAAGGTTAGCCGTGCGTTTTCTCTTCAAGAATGTGAATCTTTTCCGTTACTTCGATTCAAACCTTGACCGTATGCATGCatgttttttctaaaaaaattgtttGATAAAAGCATGCATATCTTCCTGTTGCTCACAAAAACCGAAAAGAAAATTTGGAAGGCATATGCATATAAGCACTTTTAGACCAGGCCACACAGCGTAACACATTCTTTCCATTAACCTAACTGCTTTCATCAAGGTGTCGGCAACGCCAAGCATCCACACACACAAAAGGTGAATAAAAGCAAAGCATATATGATACTCTCTCTTTTTTTCTGCGGGGAAAGCATATATTACACTCGTACAAGCAGTTAACAAAGAAAAGTTTGGGCCAGCGTTGGACACGTCCATGGCATGCTCATCAGCGTATCGATCTAGTAATAACTAGCCTAACGAGGAGGGGTATATTACATAGAGTTGCCAACTTTTATCTTCCACTGTAACTGTCAGTTGGGGAAGCACTTGACGCGCATCTTTAGTTGTGATCGACAGCGAAGAGGTCGACACTGATGTACTAATTTACACTAATATAGAACGAACAGAAGGCCTAGCTAGCGAGCGATAACGAGATGGCATCTCGGCACTCACGGTGCATGCTCGCGGGGAAGACAACATATATCCCAAGATTCTCTGCTGCTCCACTCTTCAGCGCTCACGACGGCGACAATGGTGTCGCTGTCTCATGAAGTCATGATGATAGCTTTGTTGCTTCCTGCAACCTTTTTTTGACGAAGCTAGCCTTGTTCCCCGCAAATTTCATACAAAGGCTAAAACCTTCTTGTCCCCCCCTCCACTTCCAGTGATGAGCTCACTGTTTCTGCCAATTTCTTGGCCTGTGTGCGTGCCACTTCGACAGTGACTTGGAGGAATTAAATCTGCAGGTGTATGTTGCAGTATACTATGGTTAGACTCGTGACTAAGCTGTGATTGTAATCGTCCAGCTAATCATCTTTGCAATCATCTACGATCGATAACTTAATCTACCTCGACAGATTTGTTCGTTGCGCCGCAATAATTGATCGGGTGTGTATTATATGTGCTCTGTTGCAGGATGGCACGTACCTGAGGAACGGTCCGGGCCTATGGGACCTCGGGGACTACGGCTTCCGCCACCTGTTCGACGGCTACGCCACGCTGGTACGCGTCTCGTTCCGCGACGGCCACGCCGTGGGAGCGCACCGGCAGATCGAGTCGGAGGCGTACAAGGCGGCGCGCCAGCACGGCAAGGTGTGCTACCGCGAGTTCTCGGAGGTGCCCAAGCCGGACAGCTTCAAGTCCTTGGTCGGGCAGCTGGCGAGCCTCTTCTCCGGCAACTCCCTCACCGACAACTCCAACACCGGCGTCGTCAGGCTCGGCGACGGCCGCGTGCTCTGCCTCACGGAGACCGTCAAGGGCTCCATCGTCGTCGACCCGGACACGTTGGACACGGTGAGCAAGTTCGAGTACGAGGACAAGCTGGGCGGCCTGATCCACTCGGCACACCCCATCGTCACCGACACCGAGTTCTGGACGCTGATTCCGGACCTGATCCGGCCCGGGTACGTGGTGGCGAGGATGGACGCTGGGAGCAACGAGAGGCAGTTCGTGGGCAGGGTGGACTGCCGCGGCGGGCCGGCGCCCGGGTGGGTGCACTCCTTCCCCGTCACCGAGAACTACGTGGTCGTGCCGGAGATGCCGCTCCGGTACTGCGCTGCGAACCTCCTCCGCGCCGAGCCCACGCCGCTGTACAAGTTCCAGTGGCACCTCGAGTCCGGGAGCTACATGCACGTCATGTGCAAGGCCAGCGGCAAGATCGTAAGTTCTACTACTACTATATCACTATCGATCCGTCGTATCCGTACTAGCCATAGCCGTTTGATCTGGGTTTCTGACATATTCTGGGTTGGAATTATTTATTTTACCCAAAGGTGGCGAGCGTAGAGGTGCCGCCGTTCGTGACGTTCCACTTCATCAACGCGTACGAGGAGAAGGACGAGGAGGGTCGTGTGACGGCGATCA from Triticum aestivum cultivar Chinese Spring chromosome 3B, IWGSC CS RefSeq v2.1, whole genome shotgun sequence includes these protein-coding regions:
- the LOC123065607 gene encoding carotenoid cleavage dioxygenase 8 homolog B, chloroplastic, giving the protein MSPTISSSLCTVAALSGRPGRRAGQPGGNKRAVAQPLAAAAVTEAPPAVIAPPPRPVVSAPRRRGGRGVDGGADELVAWKSIRQERWEGALEVEGKLPTWLDGTYLRNGPGLWDLGDYGFRHLFDGYATLVRVSFRDGHAVGAHRQIESEAYKAARQHGKVCYREFSEVPKPDSFKSLVGQLASLFSGNSLTDNSNTGVVRLGDGRVLCLTETVKGSIVVDPDTLDTVSKFEYEDKLGGLIHSAHPIVTDTEFWTLIPDLIRPGYVVARMDAGSNERQFVGRVDCRGGPAPGWVHSFPVTENYVVVPEMPLRYCAANLLRAEPTPLYKFQWHLESGSYMHVMCKASGKIVASVEVPPFVTFHFINAYEEKDEEGRVTAIIADCCEHNADTSILDNLRLHNLRAFTGEDVLTDARVGRFRIPLDGSPFGELEAALDPEEHGRGMDMCSINPAHLGKEYRYAYACGARRPCNFPNTLTKIDLVEKTAKNWYEEGAVPSEPYFVARPGAVEEDDGVAISMVSAKDGSGYALVLDAKTFKEIARAKFPYGLPYGLHCCWVPRDK